A genome region from Pseudodesulfovibrio alkaliphilus includes the following:
- the serS gene encoding serine--tRNA ligase has translation MLDLKLMQKNPDLVRESLKKRGAKVDVDEFLTLDERRKALIAEGEALKAERNAAGPEIARRKKAGEDAGTLLARMGEISERVKTLDAELTEVEAAERDWLLSVPNLPHESVPLGASEADNPVLRHFGEKPAMDFPPKEHWELGTALGGLDFECAAKLAGSRFALSFGWCARLERALAQFMLDVQTSRHGYTEVIPPYIVNRKTMTGTGQLPKFEEDLFRLEGTDYFLIPTAEVPLTNIYAGETLNEADLPVRFCALTPCFRSEAGSYGKDTKGLIRLHQFHKVEMVNFAHPERSYEALEEMTAAAETILQLLGIHYRVIELCTGDMGFGAAKTYDIEVWLPGQDQYREISSCSNCGDFQARRADIRFRSPDEKKPRHVHTLNGSGLAVGRCLVAVMENFQQADGSIVVPDVLKPYMGGIEVIEPR, from the coding sequence ATGCTTGATCTAAAACTGATGCAGAAGAACCCCGATCTGGTCCGCGAGAGCCTGAAGAAACGCGGAGCAAAGGTGGACGTGGATGAATTTCTCACCCTTGACGAACGGCGCAAGGCGCTCATCGCCGAGGGCGAGGCCCTCAAGGCCGAACGCAACGCTGCCGGGCCCGAAATAGCAAGGCGCAAGAAGGCGGGCGAGGACGCTGGCACCCTGCTGGCCCGCATGGGCGAGATATCCGAGCGGGTCAAGACCCTGGATGCGGAACTGACCGAGGTGGAGGCCGCCGAGCGCGACTGGCTCCTGTCCGTGCCCAACCTGCCCCACGAATCCGTGCCCCTTGGCGCGAGCGAGGCGGACAACCCGGTGCTGCGCCACTTCGGCGAGAAACCGGCCATGGACTTCCCCCCCAAGGAGCACTGGGAGCTGGGAACGGCCCTGGGCGGGCTGGACTTCGAATGCGCGGCCAAGCTGGCCGGTTCGCGTTTTGCCTTGAGCTTTGGCTGGTGCGCCCGGCTGGAACGCGCCCTGGCCCAGTTCATGCTTGATGTCCAGACCTCGCGGCACGGCTATACCGAAGTCATCCCGCCCTACATCGTCAACCGCAAGACCATGACCGGCACGGGCCAGCTGCCCAAATTCGAGGAGGACCTGTTCAGGCTTGAGGGGACCGACTATTTCCTGATTCCCACGGCCGAAGTGCCGCTGACCAACATCTATGCAGGCGAGACCCTGAACGAGGCGGACCTTCCGGTCCGGTTCTGCGCCCTGACCCCCTGCTTCCGCTCCGAGGCGGGCTCCTACGGCAAGGACACCAAGGGACTCATCCGGCTGCACCAGTTCCACAAGGTGGAGATGGTCAACTTCGCCCACCCCGAGCGCTCCTACGAGGCGCTGGAGGAGATGACCGCAGCCGCCGAGACCATCCTGCAACTGCTCGGCATCCACTACCGGGTCATTGAGCTGTGTACCGGCGACATGGGATTCGGCGCCGCCAAGACCTATGACATTGAGGTCTGGCTCCCTGGCCAGGATCAGTACCGCGAGATTTCCTCCTGCTCCAACTGCGGCGATTTCCAGGCCCGGCGGGCGGACATCCGCTTCCGTTCACCGGACGAAAAAAAGCCCCGCCATGTCCATACCCTCAACGGCTCCGGGCTGGCCGTGGGCCGCTGCCTGGTGGCGGTCATGGAGAACTTCCAGCAGGCCGACGGCTCCATCGTCGTGCCCGATGTCCTCAAGCCCTACATGGGCGGCATCGAGGTCATCGAACCGCGATAG
- a CDS encoding CBS and ACT domain-containing protein, whose product MLVKNWMTGNVITITPDRSMMKASKLMKDNSISRLPVVDENGRIVGIVSDRDVKDASPSKATTLDMHELYYLLSEVKIKDIMTRKVTTIRHDETVEKAAVLMLEGNFGGLPVVDEDGKVVGIITDTDIFKVLVEISGVYEGGIQVCLEISTAPGSLAPILDFLKDNGARIMSVMTHNVPETVGMKHVYIRMRDMEKPDLKRIKAAMDERFNVVYWVTDPVHRVV is encoded by the coding sequence ATGCTGGTGAAGAACTGGATGACCGGGAACGTGATCACCATCACGCCCGACAGGTCCATGATGAAAGCGTCGAAACTGATGAAGGACAACTCCATCAGCAGGCTGCCCGTGGTTGACGAAAACGGCAGGATCGTGGGCATCGTCTCAGACCGCGATGTCAAGGACGCGTCGCCCTCCAAGGCCACCACCCTGGACATGCACGAGCTGTACTACCTGCTCTCCGAAGTCAAGATCAAGGACATCATGACCAGAAAGGTCACCACCATCCGCCACGACGAGACGGTGGAAAAAGCCGCCGTACTCATGCTTGAGGGCAACTTCGGCGGTCTGCCCGTGGTGGACGAGGACGGCAAGGTGGTGGGCATCATCACCGACACCGACATCTTCAAGGTCCTTGTCGAGATTTCCGGCGTGTACGAAGGCGGCATCCAGGTCTGCCTGGAGATTTCCACCGCGCCCGGCAGCCTCGCTCCGATTCTCGATTTTCTCAAGGACAACGGGGCGCGCATCATGTCGGTCATGACCCACAACGTGCCCGAGACCGTGGGCATGAAGCACGTCTACATCCGTATGCGCGACATGGAAAAACCCGACCTGAAACGGATCAAGGCCGCCATGGACGAGCGCTTCAACGTGGTCTACTGGGTGACAGACCCCGTTCACCGCGTCGTATGA
- a CDS encoding response regulator, with the protein MKESIVKETILIIDDERPTLKMFSLLLNAMGYDVLQAENGQEGLELFMREKPSLVLTDIKMPVMDGIEVLKEIKKINPMAEVVVITGHGDMDLAIQALNLDATDFINKPLRREALELALSRAGERLAIAKREDEQIELQVQGDAVVIRVRGNITGNTVPRLTERLAEARRLDKGLILMSFDENASINGAGLSGLTDLLRQCHETGVRVVLAGLSDNFRAVFESVGITRLAELYRSEASALDAQTRRGG; encoded by the coding sequence ATGAAGGAATCCATCGTGAAGGAAACCATACTGATCATCGACGACGAACGGCCGACATTGAAAATGTTTTCCCTGCTGCTCAACGCCATGGGGTATGATGTGCTGCAGGCAGAGAACGGCCAGGAAGGGCTTGAGCTGTTCATGCGGGAAAAGCCATCGCTGGTACTCACAGACATCAAGATGCCGGTCATGGACGGCATTGAGGTGCTCAAGGAGATAAAGAAGATCAACCCCATGGCCGAGGTGGTGGTCATCACCGGCCACGGCGACATGGATCTGGCCATCCAGGCGCTGAACCTCGACGCCACGGACTTCATAAACAAACCCCTTCGGCGCGAGGCCCTGGAACTGGCCCTTTCCCGAGCCGGGGAGCGCTTGGCCATCGCCAAGCGAGAGGACGAGCAGATCGAACTTCAGGTGCAGGGTGATGCGGTGGTGATCCGTGTGCGCGGCAACATCACCGGCAACACGGTGCCTCGCTTGACAGAGCGGCTGGCCGAGGCCCGTCGGCTGGACAAGGGATTGATCCTGATGAGCTTCGACGAGAACGCCTCCATCAACGGCGCCGGACTCTCCGGCCTGACCGACCTGCTGCGCCAATGCCACGAGACCGGGGTGCGCGTGGTTCTTGCCGGGCTCTCGGACAACTTTCGTGCGGTCTTCGAGTCCGTGGGCATCACCAGGCTGGCGGAACTCTATCGGTCCGAGGCCTCGGCCCTTGATGCCCAGACCCGCCGCGGCGGATGA
- a CDS encoding RNA methyltransferase → MLDDLAVILFRPKYPENIGSVARACLNMGVTRLILVAPYNLDLDKARPLATSHARHILDTALVVDTLAEAVQGFTAVYGTTARTGGWRKGIMSPATLAGVVDERLRSGGRVALLFGPEDTGLTNDETSICSGLMTIPTSREGTSLNLAQAVVVVLYECFKRALDAPFTPDGPPEERATTVQEQEALFENLRETLLAIDFLKDDNPDYWMLPVRRFFAKINLRRNEFNLLMGVCRQVRWFVDRHAPKR, encoded by the coding sequence ATGCTCGACGATCTCGCCGTGATCCTGTTCCGGCCAAAATACCCGGAAAACATCGGTTCCGTTGCCCGCGCCTGCCTGAACATGGGCGTGACGCGGCTCATCCTGGTGGCCCCGTACAACCTCGACCTGGACAAGGCCAGACCTCTGGCCACCAGCCACGCCCGCCACATCCTCGACACCGCCCTCGTGGTGGACACCCTGGCCGAGGCCGTGCAAGGGTTCACCGCTGTCTACGGCACCACGGCCCGCACTGGCGGCTGGCGCAAGGGGATCATGAGTCCGGCAACCCTGGCCGGGGTGGTGGACGAGCGGCTGCGCTCCGGCGGCAGGGTCGCCCTGCTCTTCGGCCCCGAGGACACGGGCCTGACCAACGACGAGACCTCAATCTGCTCCGGGCTGATGACCATTCCCACAAGCCGCGAGGGCACCTCGCTCAATCTGGCCCAGGCCGTGGTGGTGGTTCTCTACGAATGCTTCAAACGCGCCCTGGACGCGCCCTTCACCCCGGACGGACCGCCCGAGGAACGCGCCACCACGGTGCAGGAGCAGGAAGCCCTGTTCGAGAACCTGCGTGAAACCCTGCTGGCCATCGACTTTCTCAAGGACGACAACCCGGACTACTGGATGCTCCCGGTGCGCCGATTCTTTGCCAAGATCAACCTGCGCCGCAACGAGTTCAACCTGCTCATGGGCGTGTGCCGCCAGGTGCGATGGTTCGTGGACAGGCACGCCCCCAAGCGCTAG
- a CDS encoding N-acyl homoserine lactonase family protein, whose amino-acid sequence MSTYKVHPIVMGTKVFDKGMMTYQHGYGTPYTIPIYTWYIEGGDKKILVDTGEMQPIVSEEREKAIGGRIYTFEEGLAKYGLAPEDIDIVIHTHLHNDHCENDYKCVNARIYVHELELEHIHNPHPLDFRYLEDYIEDVEDNGQLVVVNGDTEVAPGITMIHTPAHTPGGMSVKVETDKGSVLICGFCTILENLNPPLEVKAMEMEVIPPGTHTDAQAAYDILLRARDMADFVLPLHEPKWASMETVPE is encoded by the coding sequence ATGAGCACATACAAAGTCCATCCCATAGTCATGGGAACCAAGGTCTTCGACAAGGGCATGATGACCTATCAGCACGGCTACGGCACACCCTACACCATCCCCATCTACACCTGGTACATTGAAGGCGGGGACAAGAAAATCCTGGTGGATACCGGCGAGATGCAGCCCATCGTCTCCGAGGAGCGCGAAAAGGCCATCGGAGGCAGGATCTACACCTTCGAGGAAGGGCTGGCCAAGTACGGCCTCGCGCCCGAGGATATCGACATTGTCATCCACACCCATCTGCACAACGACCACTGCGAGAACGACTATAAATGCGTTAATGCGCGGATTTATGTCCACGAGTTGGAGCTTGAGCACATCCACAACCCGCACCCGCTGGATTTCCGCTATCTTGAGGACTACATAGAGGATGTGGAGGACAACGGCCAACTGGTGGTGGTGAACGGCGACACCGAGGTGGCGCCCGGCATTACCATGATCCACACCCCGGCCCACACCCCGGGAGGCATGTCCGTGAAGGTGGAGACCGACAAGGGCAGTGTGCTCATTTGCGGTTTCTGCACCATCCTCGAGAATCTCAATCCGCCCCTGGAGGTCAAGGCCATGGAGATGGAGGTCATTCCGCCCGGCACCCACACCGATGCCCAGGCCGCTTACGACATCCTGCTTCGGGCCAGGGACATGGCCGATTTCGTCCTGCCCCTGCATGAGCCCAAGTGGGCCTCCATGGAGACCGTGCCCGAGTAG
- a CDS encoding TAXI family TRAP transporter solute-binding subunit, whose amino-acid sequence MKRFSLVLASLAMLLALMPGCSSDPADDPHEAGKQPQRRYLAFGGGPTGGTFNFFANKMAGIISASHPRLEVSARGAGGSAENLRSLDADVIDLGIVYSGDAFLGRRGELPDDPARHENVRALSFLYGAPAQLVVRADSGITSASQMAGMAVAVGNPGSGAALCAERFFGHLGLWDSLDVHKVGYAQAAADFSNGIIDAFWVLVGYPNIAITEAAALVPLRLLDLHFEAVESGFYEAYPFYGEVVVPAGTYAGQDRDVTTFQDASLWCASAALDGQTVYDCLKAVYSPQGLGEMRAAHSAARDMGLERALDGVSVSLHPGAVRFWAEQGLDIPERLRP is encoded by the coding sequence ATGAAACGCTTTTCCCTTGTCCTTGCATCCCTGGCGATGCTGCTGGCCCTCATGCCCGGCTGTTCGTCCGACCCGGCCGATGACCCGCACGAGGCCGGGAAACAGCCGCAGCGGCGCTATCTCGCCTTTGGGGGCGGGCCCACGGGCGGGACGTTCAACTTCTTCGCCAACAAGATGGCCGGGATCATCTCGGCCAGTCATCCCCGGCTTGAGGTGTCGGCCAGGGGGGCGGGCGGTTCGGCCGAGAATCTGCGCAGCCTGGATGCGGATGTGATCGATCTTGGCATCGTCTACTCGGGCGACGCCTTCCTGGGGCGCAGGGGGGAGTTGCCGGACGACCCGGCCCGCCACGAGAACGTCCGGGCGCTCTCTTTCCTTTACGGCGCACCGGCCCAGCTTGTGGTCCGGGCCGACTCGGGCATCACCTCGGCCAGCCAGATGGCGGGAATGGCCGTGGCCGTGGGCAATCCGGGCTCGGGCGCGGCGCTTTGCGCCGAACGCTTCTTCGGCCATCTGGGCCTGTGGGATTCCCTTGATGTGCACAAGGTCGGCTATGCCCAGGCCGCGGCGGATTTTTCCAATGGAATCATCGACGCCTTCTGGGTGCTGGTGGGCTATCCCAACATCGCCATCACCGAGGCGGCCGCCCTGGTGCCGCTGCGTCTGCTCGACCTGCATTTCGAGGCCGTGGAGTCGGGGTTTTACGAGGCGTATCCGTTTTATGGCGAGGTCGTGGTGCCCGCCGGAACCTATGCGGGGCAGGACCGGGACGTGACGACCTTTCAGGACGCCTCCCTCTGGTGCGCCAGCGCTGCCCTGGACGGGCAGACCGTTTACGACTGCCTCAAGGCCGTGTACTCGCCCCAGGGGCTGGGGGAGATGCGCGCTGCCCACAGCGCGGCCAGGGATATGGGACTTGAACGCGCCCTGGACGGCGTGTCCGTCTCCCTGCATCCCGGTGCGGTCCGTTTTTGGGCGGAACAGGGCCTTGATATCCCCGAGCGTCTGCGGCCATAG
- a CDS encoding MotE family protein — protein sequence MKISRVLASLVFLAVLKLTVFGLLSVDSMTLGIMRAVMPEATQGMGTVAQAQEQPPAPATPPTPVADAADSAANRAATRETEADQTAAEVRTEQNLPSEWRALKRKEDELAIKERTLQEMEASIRAEALRVEKLHAEIKQMLDEAQNIRDKRVRQLVDMLSNTKAKKAAEILQSMDTELAVKVLSGMRGRQAGEILSFVEAKKAADLSERLTQLQIPFMQD from the coding sequence ATGAAGATTTCTAGAGTCCTGGCCAGCCTCGTCTTTCTGGCGGTGCTCAAGCTCACCGTGTTCGGTCTGCTCAGTGTCGATTCCATGACGCTTGGCATCATGCGCGCCGTCATGCCTGAGGCGACACAGGGCATGGGGACCGTGGCCCAGGCCCAGGAGCAGCCGCCAGCGCCGGCAACTCCGCCCACGCCCGTTGCCGACGCGGCCGACTCGGCCGCCAACCGCGCCGCGACCCGCGAGACAGAGGCCGACCAAACGGCTGCCGAAGTACGCACCGAACAGAACCTGCCCAGCGAATGGCGAGCCCTCAAGCGCAAGGAGGACGAGCTGGCCATCAAGGAACGCACCCTGCAGGAAATGGAGGCGTCCATCCGCGCCGAGGCGTTGCGGGTTGAAAAACTCCACGCCGAAATCAAGCAGATGCTCGACGAAGCCCAGAACATCAGGGACAAGCGCGTGCGGCAGTTGGTGGACATGCTCTCCAATACCAAGGCCAAGAAGGCGGCCGAAATTCTCCAGTCCATGGACACGGAGCTGGCCGTCAAGGTTCTGTCGGGCATGCGCGGCAGGCAGGCGGGCGAGATACTCTCCTTTGTGGAGGCCAAGAAGGCCGCCGATCTCTCGGAGAGGCTGACCCAACTCCAGATACCCTTCATGCAGGATTAA
- a CDS encoding ABC transporter substrate-binding protein, which produces MGQTLRAVVFILLSAALMGCGSADESGLVQSGAPGVSADEIRLGSSLALTGHAGYLGTQTLRGAEAYIRHVNESGGIHGRKIRIVAYDDSYDPPRCLMNTQQLIISGDVFALFCYVGTPTTIKVLPLVEEAGIPLVGMFTGANALRQPFNPYLVNIRASYYQETEAAVRHLVEALGIDRIAVFYQYDAYGFDGLIGTELALKQYDLEPVARGSYIRGTLNVAEGMDKIRHSGAEAVVMVGTYDACARFISVALEAGFDPIFYNVSFVGAEELARRLGPEIQSEVIMSQVVPQPVAGPDGADDAASQYVRLLARYYPDDTPSFVGLEGFLNARIMVEGLKRAGRDLTREGLIAAIESLRNYELGPDLSITYGPDDRQGLEKVYFTRLERGRFVPLLDWQGLAGRREETQ; this is translated from the coding sequence ATGGGCCAGACGTTGCGGGCAGTGGTGTTCATTCTTTTGTCGGCCGCGCTTATGGGCTGCGGGAGCGCGGACGAGTCCGGCTTGGTGCAAAGCGGCGCCCCGGGCGTGTCGGCCGACGAAATCCGATTGGGCTCCTCCCTGGCTCTGACCGGCCACGCGGGATACCTGGGAACCCAGACCCTGCGCGGGGCCGAGGCGTATATCCGCCATGTCAACGAAAGCGGGGGAATACACGGGCGCAAGATACGCATAGTTGCCTACGACGATTCCTACGATCCGCCCCGCTGCCTGATGAACACCCAACAACTCATCATCTCGGGAGATGTCTTCGCCCTGTTCTGCTATGTGGGCACGCCGACCACCATCAAGGTGCTGCCCCTGGTGGAGGAGGCAGGCATCCCCCTGGTGGGCATGTTCACCGGGGCCAATGCCCTGCGCCAGCCTTTCAACCCCTATCTGGTCAACATCCGCGCCTCCTACTACCAGGAGACCGAGGCGGCGGTGCGCCATTTGGTCGAGGCCCTCGGCATTGACCGCATCGCGGTCTTCTACCAGTACGACGCCTACGGATTTGACGGACTCATCGGCACCGAGCTGGCACTCAAGCAGTACGACCTGGAGCCCGTGGCCCGAGGCTCCTATATCCGGGGAACCCTCAATGTGGCGGAGGGCATGGATAAAATCCGCCATTCCGGGGCCGAGGCCGTGGTTATGGTCGGCACCTACGACGCCTGCGCCCGGTTCATTTCCGTGGCCCTTGAGGCCGGGTTCGACCCCATCTTCTACAATGTTTCCTTTGTGGGGGCCGAGGAGCTGGCCCGCAGACTCGGGCCCGAGATCCAGTCCGAGGTGATCATGTCCCAGGTGGTGCCACAGCCCGTGGCCGGACCGGACGGGGCCGACGATGCCGCCTCGCAGTACGTGCGCCTCCTGGCCCGCTATTATCCCGACGACACGCCGAGTTTCGTTGGGCTTGAGGGGTTCCTCAATGCGCGCATCATGGTCGAGGGGCTCAAGCGGGCAGGACGTGACCTGACCCGCGAAGGGCTCATCGCGGCCATAGAATCCCTGCGCAATTACGAACTCGGGCCGGATCTGTCCATCACCTACGGCCCGGACGACAGGCAGGGGCTCGAAAAGGTATATTTCACCCGCCTTGAGCGCGGACGCTTCGTGCCCCTGCTCGACTGGCAGGGGCTGGCAGGGCGGCGGGAGGAAACGCAGTGA
- the fliJ gene encoding flagellar export protein FliJ — MTSPFSFKLQKVLDYRTQLEDQARAALARAQAARDEQSAQVLDMESRLGAHLARSAEANRSANDLWLWRQYKDALEQDLVRERSVLSQLEHKLHIRRQEAVDRSRDKKLLEKLKETQARKHHAQEIAREAKENDEMATLRYEHEDF, encoded by the coding sequence ATGACCAGCCCCTTTTCCTTCAAGCTCCAGAAGGTGCTCGACTACCGCACCCAACTGGAGGATCAGGCCCGTGCAGCCCTGGCCCGCGCCCAGGCCGCCCGCGATGAACAGTCCGCACAAGTGCTGGACATGGAATCGCGCCTTGGCGCCCATCTGGCCCGGTCCGCCGAGGCCAACCGCAGCGCCAACGACCTGTGGCTGTGGCGCCAGTACAAGGATGCCCTGGAACAGGACCTTGTCCGCGAGCGGTCCGTCCTGAGCCAGTTGGAGCACAAATTGCATATCCGCCGCCAGGAAGCGGTGGACCGCTCCCGGGACAAAAAGCTGCTTGAAAAGCTCAAGGAAACCCAGGCCAGGAAGCACCATGCCCAAGAGATCGCCCGCGAAGCAAAGGAAAACGACGAGATGGCAACCCTTCGGTACGAACATGAAGATTTCTAG
- the dinB gene encoding DNA polymerase IV, translating to MQTWILHIDMDAFFASVEQLDNPEYRGRPLAVGGTSDRSVVSAASYEARKHGVRSAMSVVKARRLCPEILLVPGRMGRYKQVSAQVMAVLRQFSPTVEQASVDEAYLDGTGLERLFGPIDEVGRRIKERVGEATGLTCSVGAAPVRFLAKIASDVNKPDGMFIIRPEEVADFLHRLPVERIPGVGAKLAETLRRMGVRTCADIQTKPRQYWERRIGKYGGVLHDRAAGIDPGGVTPTSETKSCSAENTFARDTADRAELTRWLLAQSERVGADLRGHGHKGRTVTLKIKYADFTQITRSRSLDTRTDSTALIFETARALLEQLELRRAVRLIGVGVSGFEPRARQLSLLEASPRLAEASSDLDLAVDAVRRRFGSRAVTRVDLLDLKRKRED from the coding sequence GTGCAGACCTGGATACTCCATATTGACATGGATGCCTTCTTTGCCTCGGTGGAGCAGCTCGACAACCCCGAGTACCGGGGCAGGCCCCTGGCCGTGGGCGGCACCTCGGACCGTAGCGTGGTCTCGGCCGCCAGCTACGAGGCCCGCAAGCACGGGGTGCGCTCGGCCATGAGCGTGGTCAAGGCGAGGCGCCTTTGCCCGGAGATCCTCCTGGTGCCCGGCCGCATGGGCCGCTACAAGCAGGTCTCGGCCCAAGTCATGGCCGTGCTGCGCCAATTCTCTCCCACCGTGGAACAGGCCAGCGTGGACGAGGCGTACCTCGACGGCACTGGCCTTGAGCGGCTCTTCGGCCCCATCGACGAGGTCGGTCGGCGTATCAAGGAGCGGGTGGGCGAGGCCACGGGCCTGACCTGCTCGGTGGGCGCGGCCCCGGTGCGCTTTCTGGCCAAGATCGCCTCGGACGTGAACAAACCTGACGGCATGTTCATCATCCGGCCCGAAGAGGTGGCGGATTTCCTGCACCGGCTGCCTGTGGAGAGGATTCCCGGAGTTGGGGCCAAGCTGGCCGAAACCCTTCGGCGCATGGGCGTCCGCACCTGCGCCGACATCCAGACCAAGCCACGGCAATACTGGGAGCGGCGCATCGGCAAGTACGGCGGCGTCCTCCATGACCGGGCCGCAGGCATTGATCCGGGCGGCGTGACGCCCACCAGCGAGACCAAAAGCTGCAGCGCGGAAAACACCTTTGCCCGGGACACTGCCGACCGGGCCGAGCTGACCCGCTGGCTGCTGGCCCAATCCGAACGCGTGGGCGCTGATCTGCGCGGCCACGGCCACAAGGGCCGCACCGTAACCCTCAAGATCAAATACGCGGACTTCACCCAAATCACGCGCAGCCGCAGCCTGGACACGCGCACCGACAGCACCGCCCTCATCTTCGAGACCGCCCGCGCACTGCTCGAACAGCTCGAACTGCGCCGGGCCGTGCGCCTGATCGGGGTCGGGGTGTCCGGCTTCGAGCCCAGGGCCCGGCAGCTCTCCCTGCTGGAGGCATCCCCGCGCCTGGCCGAAGCCAGCAGCGACCTCGACCTGGCCGTGGACGCCGTGCGCCGCCGCTTCGGCAGCCGCGCCGTGACCCGGGTGGATCTGCTGGACCTCAAGCGCAAGCGCGAGGACTGA
- a CDS encoding ATP-binding protein — translation MLIAIMFISVAIAFVARYILVNSLTHELEMRGEAIAYSVAERGGSHILDNDVPQLLALIFDETRLHQRKHLVSYIFIENQTGEVLAHTLTRPLPENLLTNRLSPGAQDSIKLLDLDGEPVYDLAAAINEGLYRIGTVHVGLNKSHIDALVGKLRVAFLGFISGVIIITIFLSSWLTRYITRPVSDLTRLSDEISRGNFDIPLKLGPDEDWDASRCPAFNNTDLPCWHFDQARGTASPGEEYRKCANCTFYRKHEGDEVVQLADSFRNMVWSIKLYRRRLRESEEKYRSLFDSGPDPIFVVDCETGEIRDANPRAVELYGYSRETLHGMRFVELGPDHNEQCLAFFSEGGSGCVYFPKQIHYKRGNEPFFVNMHACPISYRGHHAIIIAVTDITEMIEKDAQLIQASKMKSLGEMSAGVAHEINQPLNAIKMGSDFLYLMGEENTEVPKEHFMEVVREISAQVDRAAEIINTLRSFGRKSDFMEERVDVNQPVLAVLSMLRRQFELDNIAFDLELGDGLPPVMAHSNRLQQVVFNLVANARDAINDNASPHDDASRRRITIRTGAEDSTVFIEVEDTGSGIDEEDREKIFEPFYTTKEAGQGMGLGLAITYGIVKDYGGDIRIRSEKGRGAAFRMQFPAAKGVNRQ, via the coding sequence ATGCTCATCGCCATCATGTTCATCAGCGTGGCCATTGCCTTCGTGGCCCGCTACATCCTGGTCAACTCCCTGACCCATGAGCTGGAGATGCGCGGCGAGGCCATCGCCTATTCCGTGGCCGAGCGGGGCGGCTCCCACATCCTGGACAACGATGTGCCCCAGCTGCTGGCCCTGATCTTTGATGAAACCCGTCTGCATCAGCGCAAGCACCTGGTCTCGTACATCTTCATCGAGAATCAGACGGGCGAGGTCCTGGCCCACACCCTGACCCGGCCCCTGCCCGAGAACCTGCTGACCAACCGGCTTTCGCCAGGGGCCCAGGATTCCATCAAGCTCCTCGATCTCGACGGCGAACCTGTCTATGATCTGGCCGCAGCCATCAACGAAGGGCTCTACCGCATCGGCACGGTCCATGTGGGGTTGAACAAGAGCCACATCGACGCTCTGGTGGGCAAGTTGCGCGTGGCCTTTCTCGGCTTCATTTCTGGCGTCATCATCATCACCATCTTCCTCAGCTCATGGCTGACGCGCTACATCACCCGGCCCGTGTCCGATCTGACCCGGCTCTCTGACGAGATCAGCCGGGGAAATTTCGACATTCCGCTCAAGCTCGGGCCGGACGAGGACTGGGACGCCTCGCGCTGCCCGGCCTTCAACAACACCGATCTGCCGTGCTGGCATTTCGATCAGGCCCGCGGCACGGCCAGCCCGGGCGAGGAGTACCGCAAGTGCGCCAACTGCACCTTTTACCGCAAGCACGAGGGCGACGAGGTGGTTCAGCTGGCCGACTCCTTCAGGAACATGGTCTGGTCCATCAAGCTCTATCGCCGCCGTCTGCGCGAATCCGAGGAGAAGTACCGCTCCCTGTTCGACTCCGGGCCAGATCCCATCTTCGTGGTGGACTGCGAGACCGGCGAGATACGCGATGCCAACCCTCGGGCCGTGGAGTTGTACGGATATTCCCGCGAAACCCTGCATGGCATGCGTTTCGTCGAACTCGGCCCGGATCACAATGAGCAGTGCCTGGCATTCTTCTCCGAGGGCGGCAGCGGCTGCGTCTATTTTCCCAAGCAGATCCACTATAAACGGGGCAACGAGCCGTTTTTCGTCAACATGCACGCCTGTCCCATCTCGTATCGCGGGCATCACGCCATCATCATCGCGGTGACAGACATCACCGAAATGATCGAGAAGGACGCCCAGCTCATTCAGGCGAGCAAGATGAAATCGCTGGGAGAAATGAGCGCAGGCGTGGCCCACGAGATCAATCAGCCGCTCAACGCCATCAAGATGGGCAGCGACTTCCTCTATCTGATGGGGGAGGAGAACACCGAAGTGCCCAAGGAGCACTTCATGGAGGTGGTGCGTGAAATCTCGGCCCAGGTGGACCGGGCGGCCGAGATCATCAACACCCTGCGCTCCTTTGGCCGCAAGTCCGACTTCATGGAGGAACGGGTGGATGTCAACCAGCCGGTGCTGGCAGTGCTCTCCATGCTCAGACGCCAGTTCGAGTTGGACAACATCGCCTTCGACCTGGAGCTGGGAGACGGGCTTCCGCCGGTCATGGCCCACTCCAACAGGCTTCAGCAAGTGGTCTTCAATCTCGTGGCCAACGCCCGCGACGCCATCAACGACAACGCCTCGCCCCATGACGACGCCTCCCGCCGCCGCATCACCATCCGTACCGGAGCCGAGGACTCCACCGTGTTCATCGAGGTGGAGGATACCGGCTCGGGCATCGATGAGGAGGATCGCGAGAAGATATTCGAGCCCTTCTACACCACCAAGGAGGCGGGCCAGGGCATGGGCCTCGGGCTGGCCATCACCTACGGCATCGTCAAGGATTACGGCGGAGACATCCGCATTCGCAGTGAAAAGGGCAGGGGGGCCGCCTTTCGGATGCAGTTCCCCGCGGCCAAGGGCGTGAACAGACAATGA